In Prosthecodimorpha staleyi, the following are encoded in one genomic region:
- a CDS encoding metal ABC transporter substrate-binding protein, producing MAAALVVLPLGAGPTRAADPIPVVATFSILGDFVRQVGGDRVAVKILVGPNGDAHVYNPTPADAKSVAGAKVVFVNGLGFEGWMQRLVKASGTKAPIVTATTGITPREMADDDDDHDHDPKAKAKGKDAHAGHDHGATDPHAWQSVANAKTYIANVRDGLIAADPDGKATYEANAGAYLAKLETLEADVKGAIEKIPASERRVLTSHDAFGYFSGAYGITFLAPQGISTEAEATAKDVAKLIRQIKKEKVKAVFIENMTDGRIVERIAKETGIRLGGSIYSDSLSPETGPAATYIDMVRHNVKLLTAAMAGA from the coding sequence ATGGCTGCTGCCCTCGTCGTCCTGCCGCTCGGCGCCGGCCCGACCCGCGCCGCCGATCCGATCCCCGTCGTCGCCACCTTCTCGATCCTCGGCGATTTCGTGCGCCAGGTCGGCGGCGACCGGGTCGCCGTCAAGATCCTGGTCGGTCCGAACGGCGACGCCCATGTATACAACCCGACTCCGGCCGACGCCAAGTCGGTCGCCGGCGCCAAGGTCGTCTTCGTCAACGGCCTCGGCTTCGAAGGCTGGATGCAGCGCCTGGTCAAGGCCTCCGGCACCAAGGCCCCGATCGTCACTGCCACCACCGGCATCACACCGCGCGAGATGGCCGATGACGACGACGATCACGATCACGACCCAAAGGCCAAGGCCAAGGGCAAGGACGCCCATGCCGGGCACGACCACGGCGCCACCGACCCGCATGCCTGGCAGTCGGTCGCCAATGCCAAGACCTATATCGCCAATGTCCGCGACGGCCTGATCGCGGCCGATCCGGACGGCAAGGCGACCTACGAGGCCAATGCCGGCGCCTATCTGGCCAAGCTCGAGACCCTCGAGGCCGACGTGAAAGGCGCGATCGAGAAGATCCCCGCCTCCGAGCGCCGCGTGCTGACCTCGCATGACGCCTTTGGCTATTTCTCCGGCGCCTACGGCATCACCTTCCTGGCGCCGCAGGGCATCTCGACCGAAGCCGAGGCGACTGCCAAGGACGTGGCCAAGCTGATCCGCCAGATCAAGAAGGAGAAGGTCAAGGCCGTGTTCATCGAGAACATGACCGACGGCCGCATCGTGGAGCGCATCGCCAAGGAGACCGGCATCCGGCTCGGCGGGTCGATCTACTCCGACTCGCTCTCCCCTGAAACTGGACCGGCGGCCACCTATATCGATATGGTCCGCCACAACGTGAAGCTCCTGACTGCCGCCATGGCCGGGGCCTGA
- a CDS encoding CobW family GTP-binding protein yields the protein MSAAPISSATATAPIPVTVLTGYLGAGKTTLLNRILTEDHGKKYAVIVNEFGEVGIDNDLVVDTDEEVFEMNNGCICCTVRGDLIRIIEGLMKRKGSFDGILIETTGLADPAPVAQTFFMDDDVRARTRLDAIVTVVDALNLASRLDDAPEAEDQVAFADVILLNKVDLVTPEQLARVRSDIRAINPYARVIETERCKVDLGEILDKGAFDLTRILSVDPDFLVDDHHHHNEDVRSISLKAGDLDPEKFFDFVNRETQAQGPNILRLKGILAFKDDPDRYVVQGVHMIVEGDHQRPWKADEPRESRLVFIGRDLDWAGLRTGFEACRIAA from the coding sequence ATGTCTGCTGCGCCCATCTCCTCCGCAACCGCGACCGCCCCCATCCCCGTCACCGTGCTGACCGGCTATCTCGGCGCCGGCAAGACGACGCTCCTCAACCGAATCCTGACCGAGGACCACGGCAAGAAATACGCCGTGATCGTCAACGAGTTCGGCGAAGTGGGCATCGACAACGACCTCGTCGTGGACACCGACGAGGAAGTCTTCGAGATGAACAACGGCTGCATCTGCTGCACCGTGCGCGGCGACCTGATCCGCATCATCGAAGGCCTGATGAAGCGCAAGGGCAGCTTCGACGGCATCCTGATCGAGACGACCGGTCTCGCCGACCCGGCGCCGGTGGCGCAGACCTTCTTCATGGACGACGACGTGCGCGCCCGCACCCGGCTCGACGCCATCGTCACCGTGGTCGATGCGCTGAACCTTGCCAGCCGGCTCGACGATGCGCCGGAGGCCGAGGACCAGGTCGCCTTCGCGGACGTGATCCTGCTCAACAAGGTCGATCTGGTCACGCCCGAGCAGCTCGCCCGCGTGCGCAGCGACATCCGCGCCATCAACCCCTATGCGCGCGTCATCGAGACCGAGCGCTGCAAGGTCGATCTCGGCGAGATCCTCGACAAGGGCGCCTTCGACCTCACCCGCATCCTGTCGGTCGATCCGGACTTCCTGGTCGACGACCATCACCACCACAACGAGGACGTCCGCTCCATCTCGCTCAAGGCGGGCGACCTGGACCCGGAAAAGTTCTTCGACTTCGTCAACCGCGAGACCCAGGCGCAGGGCCCCAACATCCTGCGGCTCAAGGGCATCCTGGCCTTCAAGGACGATCCGGACCGCTATGTCGTGCAGGGCGTGCACATGATCGTCGAGGGCGACCACCAGCGCCCCTGGAAGGCCGACGAGCCGCGCGAGAGCCGGCTGGTGTTCATCGGTCGCGATCTGGACTGGGCCGGCCTGCGGACCGGCTTCGAAGCCTGCCGGATCGCCGCCTGA
- a CDS encoding WD40 repeat domain-containing protein: MPRLTPLALPAYVVAVTPLGGRTAFALGDGSVHLGNDAADLRAVQVHDGGILAAVPAPDGKSLITAGDDGRVMATDAEGATTLLFEKKGKWIDQLACGPQGAVAFASGRMAWVRLSDGKVVEFPHEKAVGGVAFLPKGLRLATATVDKAILHWVTAKGAPAELGWKGAHTGITVSPDGRFLVTTMQEMALHGWRIEDGKHMRMTGYPAKVKSVSWSPKGRWLATAGANAAILWPFSAKDGPMGKPPLQLGPYPKLATQVACHPTEEVVAIGYQDGMVLAVRFGDQAEVAMRHPSGEPVSALAWSPDGMTLAIGTESGAAGLVDIGAA; this comes from the coding sequence TTGCCCCGTCTGACCCCTCTTGCCCTCCCCGCCTATGTGGTTGCCGTCACCCCTCTCGGCGGGCGCACGGCCTTCGCGCTTGGTGACGGTTCCGTCCATCTCGGCAACGACGCGGCGGATCTGCGCGCCGTCCAGGTCCATGACGGCGGCATCCTGGCGGCCGTGCCGGCGCCCGACGGCAAATCGCTGATCACCGCCGGCGACGACGGCCGCGTGATGGCGACCGATGCCGAGGGCGCGACCACGCTTCTGTTCGAGAAGAAGGGCAAGTGGATCGACCAGCTCGCCTGCGGGCCGCAGGGCGCGGTCGCCTTCGCCAGCGGACGGATGGCCTGGGTGCGGCTGTCCGACGGCAAGGTGGTCGAGTTCCCGCACGAAAAGGCGGTCGGCGGCGTCGCCTTCCTGCCCAAGGGTTTGCGGCTGGCGACCGCGACGGTCGACAAGGCGATCCTGCATTGGGTGACCGCCAAGGGCGCCCCGGCCGAACTCGGCTGGAAGGGCGCCCATACCGGCATCACGGTCTCGCCGGACGGCCGCTTCCTGGTCACCACCATGCAGGAGATGGCCCTGCACGGCTGGCGCATCGAGGACGGCAAGCACATGCGCATGACCGGCTATCCGGCCAAGGTGAAGTCGGTCTCCTGGAGCCCGAAGGGCCGCTGGCTCGCCACTGCCGGCGCCAATGCGGCCATCCTCTGGCCGTTCAGCGCCAAGGACGGGCCGATGGGCAAGCCGCCCCTGCAGCTCGGCCCCTATCCGAAGCTCGCCACCCAGGTCGCCTGCCACCCGACCGAGGAGGTCGTCGCGATCGGCTACCAGGACGGCATGGTGCTAGCGGTCCGCTTCGGCGACCAGGCCGAGGTCGCCATGCGCCACCCGAGCGGCGAGCCGGTCTCCGCACTCGCCTGGAGCCCGGACGGCATGACGCTCGCCATCGGCACGGAGAGCGGCGCGGCCGGGCTGGTCGACATCGGCGCCGCGTGA
- a CDS encoding HXXEE domain-containing protein, with product MPDVASRLVDRIAAHWVAAALASGVIFGLSALVLQPLLPAAIGLVLLAGPAYMLHQVEEHAGDRFRRFVNERVFGGVEALTTTDVLVINLPGVWGINLAALYGAVLAAPGWGLAAAYLMVVNAVSHIAMAVRLKAYNPGLVTAILLFLPIGGLALFRTPAGIGEHLAGLGIALAIHAAIALNALRRARKARNP from the coding sequence ATGCCGGATGTCGCGTCACGCCTCGTCGATCGGATCGCCGCCCACTGGGTCGCCGCCGCCTTGGCCTCGGGCGTGATCTTCGGGCTGTCCGCGCTGGTGCTGCAGCCGCTGCTGCCCGCGGCGATCGGGCTCGTGCTGCTGGCCGGGCCGGCCTACATGCTGCATCAGGTCGAGGAACATGCCGGCGACCGGTTCCGCCGCTTCGTCAACGAGCGGGTGTTCGGCGGCGTCGAGGCGCTGACCACAACCGACGTACTGGTCATCAACCTGCCCGGCGTCTGGGGGATCAATCTGGCGGCGCTCTACGGGGCCGTGCTGGCGGCACCCGGCTGGGGCCTGGCGGCGGCCTATCTGATGGTGGTCAACGCCGTCAGCCACATCGCCATGGCGGTCCGGCTCAAGGCCTACAATCCGGGCCTGGTCACCGCGATCCTCTTGTTCCTGCCGATCGGTGGCCTCGCCCTGTTCCGCACGCCGGCCGGGATCGGCGAACATCTCGCCGGCCTCGGCATCGCGCTCGCCATCCATGCCGCAATCGCCCTCAACGCGCTGCGCCGCGCCCGCAAGGCGCGCAATCCCTGA
- a CDS encoding heavy metal translocating P-type ATPase: protein MTAPAPAPAVVPPSGAGARDRSADPVVLDLTGMTCSACAVRIEKVLSRVPGVKQATVNLALETAEVRAPGVEGAALVAAVERAGYGATLRAEAARARRQALEAATAERRAEERRTLVVFAISAVLTLPFVVGMVPMAWGAHAHWLTPTLQLALATPVQIIAGWRFYVGAFKALRGFSANMDVLVALGTTAAYLFSVAMIATHGEHAAGHLYFEGSATILTLILAGKLMEARARRAASAAVASLMALRPDTAIRLAGDVQETVSIDDLRAGDRILVKPGERVAADGLVEEGASELDESLVTGESLPVAKGPGDKVTAGTINGSGALTVTVRAVGEDTVLARIARLVEQAQIAKAPVQKLVDRVAALFVPVIVAVALATFAGWVLVGADTEAAFVAAVSVLVIACPCALGLATPAALVAGTGAAAKAGILIKDIEALERAHAVDVVVFDKTGTLTAGHPAVTDVVVFGGRGDDMLRLAASVQAASEHPLAKAMVAAAFFKGLVLSPAREARAVTGRGVTAVVDGRRVAIGNAALMAELAVDTRLYAKELARLEAEAKTVVTVARDGEAVGLIAMADPIRPDSRAAVAALQARGIACRMLTGDAAPVAAAVGAALGLDGVEGPVPPERKAAAIGAMRRDGRIVAMVGDGINDAPALAAADVGIAIGTGADVALETAGITLMRPDPRLVPAALEIARATWAKIRQNLFWAFAYNVVGVPLAALGYLTPALAGAAMALSSVSVVTNALTLTRWKPTLTDGDPAKGPRPVAD from the coding sequence ATGACCGCGCCCGCCCCAGCCCCCGCCGTCGTCCCGCCGTCCGGTGCCGGCGCGCGCGACCGGTCCGCCGACCCGGTCGTGCTCGACCTGACCGGCATGACCTGCTCGGCCTGCGCGGTGCGCATCGAGAAGGTGCTGTCGCGCGTGCCCGGCGTCAAACAGGCGACCGTCAACCTCGCCCTTGAGACGGCCGAGGTGCGGGCACCGGGTGTCGAGGGGGCCGCGCTGGTGGCGGCGGTGGAGCGGGCCGGCTATGGCGCGACGCTGCGCGCCGAGGCCGCCCGGGCGCGGCGGCAGGCCCTGGAGGCGGCGACCGCCGAGCGGCGCGCGGAGGAGCGGCGCACGCTCGTGGTCTTCGCCATCTCCGCGGTGCTGACGCTGCCTTTCGTGGTCGGCATGGTGCCGATGGCCTGGGGGGCGCATGCCCACTGGCTGACCCCGACCCTGCAGCTGGCACTCGCCACGCCGGTCCAGATCATTGCCGGCTGGCGCTTCTATGTCGGCGCCTTCAAGGCCCTGCGCGGCTTCTCCGCCAACATGGACGTGCTGGTCGCGCTCGGTACCACGGCCGCCTATCTGTTCTCCGTCGCCATGATCGCCACCCATGGCGAGCACGCGGCCGGCCATCTCTATTTCGAGGGTTCGGCCACCATCCTGACCCTGATCCTGGCCGGCAAGCTGATGGAGGCGCGCGCCCGGCGTGCGGCCTCGGCCGCCGTTGCCAGCCTGATGGCCCTGCGGCCCGATACCGCCATCCGGCTCGCCGGCGATGTGCAGGAAACCGTCTCGATCGACGATCTCCGCGCCGGCGACCGCATCCTGGTCAAGCCGGGCGAGCGGGTCGCCGCCGACGGCCTGGTCGAGGAGGGGGCGAGCGAGCTCGACGAATCGCTGGTCACGGGCGAGAGCCTGCCGGTCGCCAAGGGGCCCGGCGACAAGGTCACGGCCGGCACCATCAACGGCTCGGGCGCCCTGACCGTGACGGTGCGCGCGGTCGGCGAGGACACCGTGCTGGCACGCATCGCCCGGCTGGTCGAGCAGGCGCAGATCGCCAAGGCGCCGGTGCAGAAGCTGGTCGACCGGGTCGCGGCGCTGTTCGTGCCGGTGATCGTGGCGGTCGCACTCGCCACCTTCGCCGGCTGGGTGCTGGTCGGCGCCGACACGGAGGCCGCCTTCGTGGCCGCCGTCTCGGTGCTGGTCATCGCCTGCCCGTGTGCGCTCGGTCTCGCCACCCCGGCCGCTCTGGTCGCCGGCACCGGGGCCGCTGCCAAGGCCGGCATCCTGATCAAGGATATCGAGGCGCTGGAACGGGCCCATGCGGTCGATGTGGTGGTGTTCGACAAGACCGGCACGCTGACCGCCGGGCATCCGGCCGTGACCGATGTGGTCGTGTTCGGCGGACGGGGCGACGACATGCTGCGGCTGGCCGCCAGCGTCCAGGCGGCGAGCGAGCATCCGCTCGCCAAGGCCATGGTGGCGGCGGCCTTCTTCAAAGGCCTCGTGCTGTCGCCGGCGCGTGAGGCCCGGGCGGTGACCGGGCGCGGCGTGACGGCGGTTGTCGACGGCCGCCGCGTCGCGATCGGCAATGCCGCCCTGATGGCCGAACTGGCCGTCGACACGCGCCTCTATGCCAAGGAGTTGGCCCGGCTCGAGGCCGAGGCCAAGACGGTGGTGACGGTCGCGCGCGACGGCGAGGCGGTCGGGCTGATCGCCATGGCCGACCCGATCCGCCCGGACTCGCGCGCCGCCGTGGCCGCCCTGCAGGCGCGCGGCATCGCCTGCCGCATGCTGACCGGCGACGCCGCCCCGGTCGCCGCCGCGGTCGGTGCGGCGCTCGGCCTGGACGGTGTCGAAGGCCCGGTGCCGCCCGAGCGCAAGGCCGCGGCGATCGGGGCGATGCGCCGGGACGGGCGGATCGTCGCCATGGTCGGAGACGGCATCAACGATGCGCCCGCGCTCGCCGCCGCCGATGTCGGCATCGCCATCGGTACCGGCGCCGACGTGGCCCTGGAGACCGCCGGCATCACCCTGATGCGGCCCGATCCGCGCCTCGTGCCGGCCGCCTTGGAGATCGCGCGGGCGACCTGGGCCAAGATCCGGCAGAACCTGTTCTGGGCCTTCGCCTACAATGTCGTCGGCGTGCCGCTCGCCGCCCTCGGCTATCTGACCCCGGCACTGGCCGGCGCCGCCATGGCGCTGAGCTCCGTCTCGGTGGTCACCAATGCGCTGACGCTGACGCGCTGGAAGCCGACCTTGACGGATGGCGACCCGGCGAAGGGCCCGCGGCCCGTCGCAGACTGA
- a CDS encoding indolepyruvate ferredoxin oxidoreductase family protein: MPRNAVTLDDKYDLSAERVFVSGTQALVRLTLMQKERDRRAGLNTAGYVTGYRGSPLGGLDQQFARAVKVLAPADVKFEAAINEDLAATALWGSQQLEVRGQGRFDGVFGIWYGKGPGVDRSGDVFRHANLAGTSPHGGVIALMGDDHTCESSTTAHHSEYAMVDAMMPVLNPAGVQEILDFGLYGWALSRYAGVWVGLKCVKDTVESTAVVDGRVDRVAPVVPAGHALPPGGLHLRPQDHPLAQEARLHEDKMPAVLAWLAANRLDRIVMAGGRAPRIGVVAAGKSWLDVLQALDDLGIDEVRAGELGLRLYKVACTWPLEPTGLARFAEGLDLIIVVEEKRALIETQIKDQLYGRRAAPQIVGKRDEAGHWLFPSKGALDTNDIAVAIGERILCHADDADIRARVARLAEAQRVLAAIEPVALRTPYFCAGCPHSTSTRVPEGHRAYAGIGCHFMAQWMDRATEGYTHMGGEGANWIGEAPFSKETHIFQNLGDGTYNHSGSMALRAAKAAGVNITYKILYNDAVAMTGGQAHDGGLTIADIARQVAAEGAVRVAVVTDEPDKYPPDTGFPPFTTIDHRDALDRVQRELAAMPGLTVLLYDQTCAAEKRRRRKRGTFPDPDKRVFINELVCEGCGDCGVQSNCVAVAPVETEFGRKRQIDQSSCNKDFSCVKGFCPSFVTVHGAKPKRALATTGANGPDLPEPDLPTLDRTYAVIVTGVGGTGVVTVGAILGMAAHLEGRGIGIIDMAGLAQKGGAVTSHIRLAPTPGDITTIRIAAGGADLIIGCDLVVTASPKVLAAIAPARTAVVVNTHETTTGDATRRADFSLPTERLIRAIRERAGPGLSRFTEATRLATALLGDSIGANLFMLGLAWQMGRVPLGRQAIEEAIALNGAAVAFNLAAFRLGRQAAVDAGALEAQMRPAAGSLDHRRLSESLDERIARRVDHLTAYQDAAYAARYRQRIEAIRAAEARVMPGRTSLAEAATVSLFRLMAVKDEYEVARLHADGRLVEQLGAAFESWDRLEVHLAPPLLARTDPATGRPAKMRFGAWMFRVFGLLAVARSLRGGLLDPFRWTEERRMERRLLAEHEALLDEIARTLTPANHAAAVALLEATATIRGFGPVKAANVRQFEDGQAARLSAFRNPAPTPLTAAAE, encoded by the coding sequence ATGCCGCGCAATGCGGTCACACTCGACGACAAATACGACCTCTCGGCCGAGCGGGTCTTCGTCTCGGGCACGCAGGCGCTCGTCCGCCTGACGCTGATGCAGAAGGAACGCGACCGCCGCGCCGGGCTGAACACCGCCGGCTACGTGACCGGCTACCGCGGCTCGCCGCTCGGCGGGCTCGACCAGCAATTCGCCCGCGCCGTCAAGGTGCTGGCCCCCGCCGACGTGAAGTTCGAGGCCGCCATCAACGAGGACCTTGCCGCCACCGCGCTGTGGGGTTCGCAGCAGTTGGAAGTGCGCGGCCAGGGCCGCTTCGATGGCGTCTTCGGCATCTGGTACGGCAAGGGACCGGGCGTCGACCGGTCCGGCGACGTGTTCCGCCACGCCAATCTGGCCGGCACCTCGCCGCATGGCGGCGTCATCGCCCTAATGGGCGACGACCACACCTGCGAGAGCTCGACCACGGCGCATCATTCCGAATACGCCATGGTCGACGCCATGATGCCGGTGCTCAACCCGGCCGGCGTGCAGGAGATCCTGGATTTCGGCCTCTATGGCTGGGCGCTGTCGCGTTATGCCGGCGTCTGGGTCGGGCTGAAATGCGTCAAGGACACGGTCGAATCGACCGCGGTCGTCGACGGCCGCGTCGACCGCGTCGCCCCCGTGGTACCGGCCGGCCACGCCCTGCCGCCGGGCGGATTGCATCTGCGGCCGCAGGACCATCCGCTCGCCCAGGAGGCGCGGCTGCACGAGGACAAGATGCCGGCGGTGCTCGCCTGGCTCGCCGCCAACCGGCTCGACCGGATCGTGATGGCCGGCGGCCGGGCGCCGCGCATCGGCGTGGTGGCGGCCGGCAAGAGCTGGCTCGACGTGCTGCAGGCGCTCGACGATCTCGGCATCGACGAGGTCCGCGCCGGCGAACTCGGCCTGCGGCTCTACAAGGTCGCCTGCACCTGGCCGCTGGAGCCGACCGGCCTCGCCCGCTTCGCCGAGGGGCTCGACCTGATCATCGTGGTCGAGGAAAAGCGCGCGCTGATCGAAACCCAGATCAAGGACCAGCTCTACGGCCGTCGCGCCGCGCCCCAGATCGTCGGCAAGCGCGACGAGGCCGGGCACTGGCTGTTCCCGTCCAAGGGTGCGCTCGACACCAACGACATCGCGGTGGCGATCGGCGAACGCATCCTGTGCCATGCCGACGATGCCGACATCCGCGCCCGCGTCGCCCGGCTCGCCGAGGCGCAACGCGTGCTGGCGGCGATCGAGCCGGTCGCGCTGCGCACGCCCTATTTCTGCGCCGGCTGCCCGCATTCCACCTCCACCCGGGTGCCCGAGGGCCATCGCGCCTATGCGGGCATCGGCTGCCATTTCATGGCCCAGTGGATGGACCGCGCCACCGAGGGCTACACCCACATGGGCGGGGAAGGCGCCAACTGGATCGGCGAGGCGCCCTTCTCGAAGGAAACCCATATCTTCCAGAATCTCGGCGACGGCACCTACAACCATTCCGGCTCGATGGCACTCAGGGCCGCCAAGGCCGCCGGCGTCAACATCACCTACAAGATCCTCTACAACGACGCCGTCGCGATGACCGGCGGCCAGGCCCATGACGGTGGCCTGACGATCGCCGACATCGCCCGCCAGGTCGCCGCCGAGGGCGCCGTCCGGGTCGCGGTGGTCACCGACGAGCCGGACAAGTATCCGCCGGATACCGGCTTCCCGCCCTTCACGACGATCGACCACCGCGATGCGCTCGACCGCGTGCAGCGCGAGCTGGCCGCGATGCCGGGGCTGACCGTGCTGCTCTACGACCAGACCTGCGCGGCCGAGAAGCGGCGCCGGCGCAAGCGCGGCACCTTCCCGGATCCCGACAAGCGCGTGTTCATCAACGAACTGGTCTGCGAGGGCTGCGGCGATTGCGGCGTGCAGTCGAACTGCGTCGCGGTCGCGCCGGTCGAGACCGAGTTCGGCCGCAAGCGGCAGATCGACCAGTCGAGCTGCAACAAGGACTTCTCCTGCGTGAAGGGCTTCTGCCCGAGCTTCGTCACCGTCCACGGCGCCAAGCCGAAGCGGGCGCTGGCGACGACGGGAGCCAACGGGCCAGACCTGCCCGAGCCGGACCTGCCGACGCTCGACCGCACCTATGCGGTGATCGTCACCGGCGTCGGCGGCACCGGCGTGGTCACGGTCGGGGCGATCCTCGGCATGGCGGCGCATCTGGAGGGCCGCGGCATCGGCATCATCGACATGGCCGGCCTCGCCCAGAAGGGCGGCGCGGTGACGAGCCATATCCGCCTCGCCCCGACGCCCGGGGACATCACCACCATCCGCATCGCCGCCGGCGGCGCCGACCTGATCATCGGCTGCGATCTGGTCGTCACCGCCTCGCCCAAGGTGCTGGCGGCGATCGCCCCCGCGCGGACGGCGGTCGTGGTCAACACGCATGAGACCACCACCGGCGACGCGACCCGGCGGGCCGACTTCTCGCTGCCGACCGAACGGCTGATCCGCGCGATCCGCGAGCGCGCCGGGCCGGGCCTCAGCCGCTTCACCGAGGCGACGCGGCTCGCCACCGCGCTGCTCGGCGACAGCATCGGCGCCAACCTGTTCATGCTCGGCCTCGCCTGGCAGATGGGCCGCGTGCCGCTCGGCCGGCAGGCGATCGAGGAGGCGATCGCCCTGAACGGGGCCGCCGTCGCCTTCAACCTGGCGGCCTTCCGGCTCGGCCGGCAGGCCGCCGTCGATGCGGGCGCGTTGGAGGCCCAGATGCGGCCCGCCGCCGGCAGCCTCGATCACCGGCGGCTGTCGGAAAGCCTCGACGAGCGCATCGCGCGCCGCGTCGACCATCTGACCGCCTACCAGGACGCCGCCTATGCGGCGCGCTACCGGCAGCGGATCGAAGCGATCCGGGCCGCCGAGGCCCGAGTTATGCCCGGCCGCACGAGCCTCGCCGAGGCCGCGACCGTGTCGCTGTTCCGTCTGATGGCGGTCAAGGACGAGTACGAGGTGGCCCGGCTGCATGCCGACGGCCGGCTCGTCGAACAGCTCGGCGCCGCCTTCGAGAGCTGGGACCGGCTGGAGGTGCATCTGGCACCGCCGCTTCTCGCCCGAACCGATCCGGCCACCGGCCGGCCGGCGAAGATGCGCTTCGGCGCCTGGATGTTCCGGGTGTTCGGGCTGCTCGCCGTCGCCCGATCGCTGCGCGGCGGGCTCCTCGACCCGTTCCGCTGGACCGAGGAGCGGCGCATGGAACGCCGGCTGCTCGCCGAGCACGAGGCGCTCCTTGACGAGATCGCCCGCACTCTGACGCCGGCGAACCACGCCGCCGCCGTCGCGCTCCTGGAGGCGACCGCGACGATCCGTGGCTTCGGCCCGGTCAAGGCGGCCAACGTCAGGCAGTTCGAGGACGGGCAGGCGGCGCGTCTTTCGGCCTTCCGCAATCCCGCCCCGACGCCCCTGACGGCGGCCGCCGAGTAG
- the efp gene encoding elongation factor P has product MKVNAQALRRGNVVELDGKLYVVLSAESFHPGKGTPTTQVDMRRIADGVKVSERWKTTEQVERAFLDERPFTYLYEDAEGYTFMNMESFEQIAVPKDVIGDGAVYLHENMEVQLSLYQGVPVSIELPQRVTLEIVDTEPTMKGQTASSSYKPATLSNGVRTMVPPHISTGTRVVVMTEDGSYVERAKD; this is encoded by the coding sequence GTGAAGGTCAATGCTCAAGCGCTCCGCCGCGGCAATGTCGTCGAACTCGACGGCAAGCTCTATGTCGTTCTCTCCGCCGAGAGCTTCCATCCCGGCAAGGGCACCCCGACGACGCAGGTCGACATGCGCCGGATCGCCGACGGCGTGAAGGTGTCCGAACGCTGGAAGACCACCGAGCAGGTCGAGCGCGCCTTCCTGGACGAGCGTCCCTTCACGTATCTCTACGAGGACGCCGAAGGCTACACCTTCATGAACATGGAGAGCTTCGAGCAGATCGCCGTGCCGAAGGACGTGATTGGTGACGGCGCGGTCTATCTGCACGAGAACATGGAAGTCCAGCTGTCGCTCTATCAGGGCGTCCCGGTTTCGATCGAACTGCCGCAGCGCGTGACCCTCGAGATCGTCGACACCGAGCCGACCATGAAGGGCCAGACGGCCTCGTCCTCCTACAAGCCCGCGACCCTGTCGAACGGCGTGCGCACCATGGTGCCGCCGCACATCTCGACCGGTACCCGCGTGGTCGTGATGACCGAGGACGGTTCCTACGTGGAACGCGCCAAGGACTGA